The Stygiolobus azoricus genome window below encodes:
- a CDS encoding transcriptional regulator translates to MELTLPCEYSVKEILPAVRALMAEKLVVENNVSIYKTAELMGLTPAAVENYIKKRRGNAIKDVLKKDKKFMEMIEGFIRIILSKNGKDIASISSYYCVLCAEGKRVLSKQGYQMSHCIIETLSSTYDFSLEKTFK, encoded by the coding sequence TTGGAACTTACATTACCTTGTGAGTATTCGGTTAAAGAGATCTTACCTGCTGTTAGGGCTTTGATGGCTGAGAAACTAGTTGTTGAAAATAACGTTTCGATCTACAAGACGGCGGAATTAATGGGTTTAACGCCGGCAGCTGTAGAGAATTATATAAAGAAGCGAAGAGGTAATGCAATAAAGGATGTTCTGAAAAAGGATAAGAAATTTATGGAAATGATAGAAGGTTTTATAAGGATTATTTTATCTAAGAACGGAAAAGATATTGCTTCAATATCATCATATTATTGTGTGTTGTGTGCTGAAGGAAAAAGAGTACTGAGTAAACAAGGTTATCAGATGTCGCATTGTATAATAGAGACTCTATCTTCAACTTATGATTTTTCGCTTGAGAAAACTTTCAAGTAA
- a CDS encoding adenosylcobalamin-dependent ribonucleoside-diphosphate reductase: MQKAQISVLSLAKLKVIKRNNSVEEFKAEKIFLKLSLPEVVIDGILNDIAQNAKDNAIDSRTIADIVERNLIEHSLDYPELMETAKRYVLARIYNHVYGKGKWKEFDPKDLLLTYNALKVLEARYLLKNPETLRYIETPQMMFRRVASFLARGESKEVEEKFYEIMSELKFLPNTPTLMNSGTRLGILSACFVIPVRDSMTTPNGEGIYDALRAMAVVHQQGGGTGFDFSELRPKGDVVASTAGVASGPISFMRIFDVSTDVVKQGGKRRGANMGVMHVWHADIEDFIKAKTGQLKDVQLQNFNISVGVYDYFMKAVERGEVVPLINPRKTRIPGKDYDYYIVKARGYMDEEWIQEEILRELEERGGSVYLDESVIITVDEALVIAEKEGAIVKWVNAKELFNEIVKGAWDSGDPGLLFIDTINRRHPVWYLSKIQATNPCGEEPLLSWESCNLGSINLEKFVIEKDGKPTIDWEGLAETIRYAVRLLDNVIDANRYPLKQIEEATKRTRKVGLGVMGLARMLIKLGIPYDSVDAVYLSYQLAKFIYYHAFKTSIELAKEKGVFPAYDPRRYKDIWESALPFEQLLSTVDEGRVSPEVRKMTEIVDKLDFDQLKADRLKYGLRNATVVSVAPTGTISIIAGTSSSIEPLFALAFVRNVAVGKFIEIDPLFLQYLRKYELDDPEVVKKVAETGMIGDNPFMPKSMRKVFRTAHEVSPEFHLLHQAAWQQWNDSGTSKTINLRSEEPPQTVEKVYLLAWKLGIKGVTVYRDRSKSQQVIYFGIKKEREEAEKKMKEEKKIQSPLPSSLRISKYVEVSETYSGGCKTCEL, encoded by the coding sequence ATGCAAAAAGCACAGATTAGTGTACTCTCTCTCGCTAAGCTTAAGGTCATCAAACGTAATAACTCAGTTGAGGAGTTCAAGGCTGAAAAGATTTTTTTGAAATTGTCACTGCCTGAAGTAGTTATTGATGGGATACTTAACGACATAGCTCAAAACGCAAAGGATAACGCAATAGATAGTAGGACTATAGCGGATATTGTTGAAAGGAATCTAATAGAGCACTCGTTAGATTATCCAGAGTTGATGGAGACTGCTAAACGTTACGTGTTGGCGAGGATTTATAATCACGTCTATGGCAAGGGTAAGTGGAAGGAGTTTGACCCAAAGGACTTATTATTAACATATAACGCGTTGAAAGTCTTGGAGGCTAGATATCTGCTTAAGAACCCTGAAACATTACGATACATTGAGACCCCACAAATGATGTTTAGAAGGGTAGCATCATTTCTAGCGAGGGGTGAGAGTAAGGAAGTGGAGGAGAAGTTCTACGAGATAATGTCGGAACTCAAGTTCTTACCTAACACGCCTACACTGATGAACAGTGGTACTAGGCTTGGTATTCTCTCAGCTTGTTTCGTAATACCAGTTAGGGACTCGATGACTACTCCTAACGGTGAAGGAATATATGACGCGTTAAGAGCAATGGCTGTAGTTCATCAACAAGGAGGAGGTACTGGTTTTGACTTCTCAGAACTAAGACCAAAAGGAGACGTAGTTGCATCAACGGCTGGTGTAGCCTCAGGGCCAATTTCATTCATGAGGATCTTTGACGTCTCTACTGATGTAGTAAAGCAAGGAGGAAAGAGGAGGGGTGCAAATATGGGAGTAATGCATGTTTGGCATGCTGATATAGAGGACTTCATTAAGGCTAAGACTGGCCAGTTAAAGGACGTGCAATTACAGAACTTCAACATATCAGTTGGTGTTTATGATTACTTTATGAAAGCAGTGGAGAGGGGTGAGGTTGTTCCTTTAATTAACCCAAGAAAGACTAGGATTCCAGGTAAGGATTACGATTACTACATAGTTAAGGCTAGGGGGTATATGGATGAGGAATGGATACAAGAGGAGATACTCAGGGAGTTGGAGGAGAGGGGAGGGTCTGTTTACCTAGATGAAAGCGTAATTATCACCGTGGATGAGGCTTTAGTTATTGCGGAAAAAGAGGGGGCTATAGTGAAGTGGGTAAATGCTAAGGAACTATTTAACGAGATTGTTAAAGGTGCTTGGGACAGTGGTGATCCCGGTCTACTCTTCATCGACACTATCAACAGGAGGCATCCGGTGTGGTACCTCAGTAAAATACAGGCTACTAACCCGTGTGGTGAGGAGCCTTTACTATCTTGGGAAAGCTGTAACTTGGGTTCAATTAACCTAGAGAAGTTCGTAATAGAGAAGGATGGTAAGCCGACAATAGATTGGGAAGGCTTAGCTGAAACTATACGCTATGCTGTAAGGCTTTTAGATAATGTAATTGATGCTAACCGTTATCCGCTTAAGCAAATAGAAGAGGCTACAAAGAGGACGAGGAAAGTTGGATTAGGTGTTATGGGTTTGGCTAGAATGCTTATCAAACTAGGTATACCTTATGACAGTGTAGATGCTGTGTATTTGTCTTACCAGCTAGCCAAGTTCATCTATTATCACGCTTTCAAAACCTCAATAGAGCTGGCTAAGGAGAAAGGCGTTTTCCCGGCTTATGATCCAAGGCGTTACAAGGACATATGGGAGAGTGCATTACCGTTTGAACAGTTACTTTCAACAGTTGACGAAGGTAGGGTGAGTCCTGAAGTTAGAAAAATGACTGAGATTGTTGATAAACTTGACTTTGATCAGTTGAAGGCAGATAGGCTTAAATACGGTCTGAGGAATGCTACAGTTGTTTCAGTTGCCCCTACTGGTACTATATCAATAATAGCTGGTACTTCTTCCTCAATTGAACCACTGTTTGCTTTAGCATTTGTTAGGAACGTTGCTGTTGGTAAGTTTATTGAAATAGACCCGTTGTTCCTTCAGTATTTAAGGAAATATGAGCTTGATGATCCAGAGGTCGTTAAGAAAGTTGCTGAAACTGGTATGATAGGTGATAATCCATTTATGCCAAAGAGTATGAGGAAAGTGTTTAGGACAGCACATGAGGTTTCTCCAGAGTTCCACTTGTTACATCAAGCTGCGTGGCAGCAGTGGAATGATAGTGGTACTTCAAAGACTATTAACCTAAGGAGTGAAGAACCGCCACAAACTGTTGAGAAAGTGTACTTACTAGCCTGGAAGTTGGGTATTAAGGGTGTTACTGTTTACAGAGATAGGAGTAAGTCGCAGCAGGTAATTTACTTCGGAATAAAGAAGGAAAGGGAGGAAGCTGAGAAAAAGATGAAAGAGGAAAAGAAGATACAATCTCCTCTACCCTCCTCACTTAGGATAAGTAAATACGTAGAAGTATCAGAAACTTATAGTGGTGGTTGTAAGACTTGTGAGTTGTAA
- the acs gene encoding acetate--CoA ligase — MAENLPFEERYYQPPYKQLYKESLEEPEKFWRKMAEEIEWFSPFQKVLDESNAPFYRWFIGGKVNITYNALDRHLKTKGNKVAIYWENEKGESRSLTYSQLYNEVNRFAKILQDLGVQKGDRVLIYLPLMPELPIAMLACARIGAIHSVVFSGFSTQAVVDRINDAKAKLVITTSNTMRRGKRVELKRIIDEAVSQTPTVEKVLVIKRDEEIELNEERDVLYQDLIKRMGYKKVEPEMTDATDPLFILYTSGTTGKPKGIYHLHGGYGLWTYLTTKWVFDLRDEDVFFNTADIGWITGHSYIVYGPLQNGATVLMYEGVPDYPNPDKWWELVEKYNVTVFYTSPTAVRTLMRYGEEWVKKHDLSSLRLLGSVGEPINPEAWRWYFKNVGRSQLPIVDTWWQTETGGIMISATPGLGNYMLKPSANGLPLPGVDADVFNDEGKPTKPREKGYIVIKRPWPGMLAGVWGDPERYIKTYFSKFQGVYYPGDYAVKDEDGFFYILGRADEVLKIAGHRIGTREIEDVLISHPAVAESAVIGIPDPVRGEVAVAAVVLKQGYQPSDELRKTLIEYVRNNLGPIVVFGGLYFVSKLPKTRSGKIMRRVVRSVISGQTLGDTTTLEDETSVEELKKIAEEFSKEIQSQKNQQ, encoded by the coding sequence ATGGCAGAAAACCTACCTTTTGAGGAGAGATATTACCAACCGCCTTATAAACAACTTTACAAAGAATCACTCGAAGAACCGGAAAAATTCTGGAGGAAAATGGCTGAAGAGATAGAATGGTTTTCGCCCTTCCAGAAAGTTCTCGACGAGAGTAATGCACCGTTCTACAGATGGTTTATAGGAGGAAAAGTTAACATAACTTATAACGCTTTAGATCGTCACTTAAAGACTAAGGGGAATAAAGTAGCAATTTATTGGGAAAACGAAAAGGGCGAGAGCAGAAGTTTAACCTACTCACAACTCTATAATGAAGTAAACAGGTTTGCGAAAATACTACAAGATTTAGGCGTTCAAAAGGGAGATAGAGTCCTGATCTACCTTCCTTTAATGCCGGAATTGCCTATTGCAATGTTAGCATGTGCAAGAATCGGTGCAATTCATAGCGTAGTGTTCTCAGGCTTTTCCACACAAGCTGTAGTTGACAGAATAAATGATGCTAAGGCAAAACTCGTTATAACTACTTCGAATACTATGAGGAGGGGTAAGAGGGTAGAACTCAAGAGAATAATAGACGAAGCTGTTTCTCAAACTCCAACAGTAGAAAAGGTTCTGGTCATTAAGAGAGATGAAGAGATAGAATTAAATGAAGAAAGAGATGTACTATATCAAGATTTGATAAAGAGAATGGGCTATAAGAAAGTAGAGCCAGAAATGACCGATGCAACAGATCCCTTATTCATCTTATACACTTCTGGGACAACTGGAAAGCCTAAAGGTATTTACCACTTACATGGCGGTTATGGTCTCTGGACTTACCTAACCACTAAGTGGGTTTTTGATCTGAGAGACGAAGATGTATTCTTCAACACTGCAGATATAGGTTGGATCACTGGGCACTCATACATCGTTTACGGTCCCTTACAGAACGGTGCTACAGTGTTAATGTATGAGGGAGTTCCAGACTATCCTAATCCCGATAAATGGTGGGAGTTAGTAGAGAAGTATAATGTAACAGTATTTTACACTTCTCCAACAGCAGTGAGAACATTAATGAGATACGGAGAAGAGTGGGTAAAGAAACACGACTTATCAAGTTTGAGATTATTAGGAAGCGTAGGAGAGCCTATCAATCCTGAAGCGTGGAGATGGTATTTCAAGAACGTCGGAAGGTCTCAACTACCTATAGTAGACACTTGGTGGCAAACGGAGACGGGAGGTATAATGATTTCAGCAACTCCAGGATTAGGGAATTACATGCTTAAGCCTAGTGCTAACGGACTTCCACTACCCGGAGTAGATGCTGACGTGTTTAATGATGAAGGTAAACCAACGAAACCGAGAGAGAAAGGCTATATAGTTATCAAGAGACCGTGGCCAGGTATGTTGGCTGGAGTATGGGGAGACCCAGAGAGATATATAAAGACATATTTCTCCAAGTTCCAAGGAGTATACTATCCAGGGGATTATGCAGTAAAGGACGAAGATGGATTCTTCTACATTTTGGGAAGGGCAGATGAAGTGTTGAAGATAGCAGGGCATAGAATTGGAACTAGGGAGATAGAAGACGTCTTAATTTCACATCCGGCTGTCGCAGAATCAGCCGTAATAGGTATACCAGATCCCGTCAGAGGAGAGGTAGCTGTTGCAGCAGTAGTATTAAAACAAGGATATCAACCTTCAGATGAGTTGAGAAAGACGTTAATTGAATATGTTAGGAATAACCTAGGTCCCATAGTAGTGTTCGGTGGGTTATACTTCGTAAGTAAATTGCCGAAGACCAGGTCAGGGAAAATAATGAGAAGGGTTGTTAGAAGCGTAATCTCTGGGCAAACATTAGGTGATACGACTACACTAGAGGACGAAACATCAGTTGAAGAACTGAAAAAGATCGCAGAGGAATTTTCTAAAGAAATTCAAAGTCAGAAGAATCAACAGTAA
- a CDS encoding acetate uptake transporter: protein MTEEKRANPAPLGLSGFALTTLVLSSFNAGLLSAQGEGVVLGLALFYGGLAQLVAGILEWRAGNTFGYVAFFTYGAFWEWYLFTAMGFTGSVTPQGIGLVLIAFGIFTLIMWFGTFRANLSLFLTFLFLWITFFLLGIGSINGNQSLIHAGGYMGILTAIVAWYTGLSQVIAESIGKKAPLGKAVLS from the coding sequence ATGACGGAAGAAAAAAGAGCAAACCCAGCCCCTCTAGGGCTTTCGGGATTCGCCTTAACTACGTTAGTACTCAGCTCTTTTAACGCAGGGTTGTTATCTGCACAAGGAGAAGGTGTAGTACTAGGGTTAGCCCTTTTCTACGGTGGACTAGCTCAATTAGTAGCGGGAATACTAGAGTGGAGAGCCGGAAATACGTTCGGTTATGTAGCGTTTTTTACTTACGGAGCCTTTTGGGAATGGTATTTGTTTACGGCTATGGGTTTTACCGGAAGCGTAACACCGCAAGGAATAGGCTTAGTATTAATAGCGTTTGGGATATTCACGTTGATAATGTGGTTTGGGACTTTTAGGGCTAATCTATCGCTTTTCCTAACGTTTCTATTTCTATGGATAACTTTCTTCTTGCTAGGTATAGGGTCAATAAATGGTAATCAGTCGTTAATTCACGCTGGAGGTTATATGGGTATATTAACCGCAATAGTAGCGTGGTATACTGGTTTATCACAAGTTATAGCTGAGAGCATAGGTAAGAAGGCTCCCTTAGGTAAAGCTGTATTAAGTTAG
- a CDS encoding arginine--tRNA ligase: MNPIRDSKIEFSKLISDKLGISYDEVFKNIEYPTKDDLGDLALPLPAVTKDKALIGKEYSDRGQMLIREIRKMGIYINAFLDEGSLFKLIFSNLQDDYGIEKIEKGSKIVIEHTSANPIHPLHIGHLRNSIIGDTIARMLRLRGHNVNVRFYVNDAGRQVAILALGYMLLGEPEPPSNVKADHWFGTIYSITNVLIEIKSIKKELSLLKNNDDEKYKEKVKRLDELVAIAAQQQERYPDIFNKLADEINKIEDLEAEIQNIIRKYESKSDEKIVEVIRKIVKYNLNAFEKSLSKLHITFDAYDYESDLLWNGEVSKIVSEALSKSIDYKGTKALSLELSKEEKEELSIPIGLELPPLVLVRSDGTSLYTTRDIAYTIRKFNVFEADKVINVIAEQQAIPQMQLRASLYILGYTKYARNLVHYSYGMVNLQGMRMSGRLGRFIALDEIIEKVEEVARKKIQEKGGNMENVGEVVNAAIRFAILSVSANKPVTFNVNNVVDFDQNSGPYLQYTYARAFNILYKNNERLDIEKADLKDLEGDKRKLLILIAKFPEVLSKASDEMRPEDLIDYLKKLSDTFNRWYNNERVLQEQDQGKRMTRLFLVKGVERVLFNGLNAIGIKPLERM, from the coding sequence GTGAATCCTATAAGAGATTCAAAGATTGAGTTTTCTAAGCTCATATCGGATAAGCTCGGTATTAGCTACGATGAAGTATTTAAAAACATCGAATATCCTACTAAGGACGACTTAGGAGATCTGGCATTACCGTTACCGGCAGTTACTAAAGATAAGGCTTTGATAGGTAAGGAGTACTCTGATAGGGGTCAGATGTTAATAAGAGAAATTAGGAAGATGGGAATTTACATAAACGCCTTTCTTGACGAGGGTAGTCTATTCAAACTTATATTTTCTAATCTTCAGGACGATTATGGAATAGAAAAGATTGAAAAAGGCTCAAAGATCGTAATTGAACATACTAGCGCTAATCCTATTCACCCCTTACATATAGGGCATTTAAGGAATTCTATTATCGGCGATACGATAGCCAGAATGCTGAGGTTAAGAGGGCACAACGTTAACGTGAGATTTTACGTAAATGACGCTGGTAGGCAAGTCGCTATATTAGCATTGGGCTATATGTTGCTTGGAGAACCTGAACCACCCTCTAATGTTAAGGCTGATCATTGGTTTGGAACAATTTATTCAATAACTAATGTTTTGATAGAAATTAAAAGCATAAAAAAGGAACTTAGTTTGTTGAAAAACAACGATGACGAAAAATACAAAGAAAAAGTGAAGAGGCTTGACGAACTTGTAGCTATTGCAGCCCAACAGCAGGAGAGGTATCCCGATATATTTAACAAATTAGCAGATGAAATAAACAAAATAGAAGATTTAGAGGCAGAGATACAAAATATAATCAGGAAATATGAAAGCAAAAGCGATGAAAAGATAGTAGAGGTAATAAGAAAGATAGTGAAATACAATCTGAACGCGTTTGAAAAAAGTCTGTCAAAACTTCACATCACGTTCGATGCATATGATTATGAAAGTGACTTGTTGTGGAACGGGGAAGTAAGTAAGATAGTGAGCGAAGCCTTAAGTAAGTCTATCGATTATAAGGGTACTAAAGCACTTAGCCTTGAGCTAAGCAAAGAGGAAAAGGAAGAACTGTCTATACCTATTGGGCTTGAACTACCGCCATTAGTTTTGGTTAGATCCGACGGAACTTCTCTTTACACCACAAGGGATATAGCATATACAATACGGAAATTTAACGTATTCGAGGCGGACAAGGTAATTAATGTAATAGCGGAGCAACAAGCCATCCCACAGATGCAGTTAAGAGCTTCTCTATACATTCTAGGGTACACAAAATACGCTAGGAATTTAGTACACTACTCGTACGGGATGGTCAATTTACAAGGCATGAGGATGAGCGGTAGATTAGGGAGGTTTATCGCACTTGACGAGATAATAGAAAAAGTTGAGGAGGTAGCAAGGAAGAAGATACAAGAAAAGGGAGGCAACATGGAAAACGTTGGAGAGGTTGTAAATGCAGCTATTCGCTTTGCAATCCTTTCGGTGTCGGCAAATAAGCCAGTAACGTTTAACGTCAATAATGTAGTAGACTTTGACCAAAACAGCGGACCTTATCTGCAATACACATATGCTAGGGCTTTTAACATTCTATACAAGAATAATGAAAGATTGGATATAGAGAAAGCTGACCTGAAAGACCTCGAAGGAGATAAAAGAAAGCTGTTAATACTGATTGCTAAGTTCCCCGAAGTATTGTCAAAAGCCTCAGACGAAATGAGACCTGAAGACTTAATAGACTATTTGAAAAAATTGTCAGATACCTTCAATAGATGGTATAATAACGAGAGGGTTTTGCAAGAGCAGGATCAGGGAAAGAGAATGACCAGACTATTTCTCGTCAAAGGTGTTGAGAGGGTTCTATTTAATGGACTCAATGCGATAGGAATAAAACCTCTTGAGAGAATGTAA
- the thsA gene encoding thermosome subunit alpha yields MAGASGAPVLLFKEGTNRSSGRDALRNNILAAVTLAEMLKSSLGPRGLDKMLVDSFGDVTITNDGATIVKEMEIQHPAAKLLVEAAKAQDAEVGDGTTSAVVLAGLLLDKADDLLDQNIHPTIIIEGYKKALNKSLEILDQLALKIDVSDLNSQATRDQLRKIVYTTMSSKFVAGGEEMDKIMNLVLDAVSIVAEKRPDGSYNVPLDLIKIDKKKGGSTEDSMLVRGLVLDKEVVHPGMPRRVEKAKIAVLDAALEVEKPEISAKISITSPDQIKAFLDEEAKYLKEMVDKLASIGANVVICQKGIDDIAQHFLAKKGILAVRRVKRSDIEKLEKALGARIISSIKDATPEDLGYAELVEERRVGNDKMVFIEGAKNPRAVNILLRGSNDMALDEAERSINDALHSLRNVLSKPMIVAGGGAVETELALRLREYARSVGGKEQLAIEKFAEALEEIPMILAETAGMEPIQTLMDLRSKHSKGLVNAGVDVMNGRLNDDMMSINVIEPVRVKAQVLKSAVEAATAILKIDDLIAASALKSEKKEGSKGKEEGGEEGSSSKPSFE; encoded by the coding sequence ATGGCAGGTGCTTCAGGTGCTCCAGTATTACTCTTTAAAGAGGGTACAAATAGATCCTCTGGAAGGGATGCTTTAAGGAACAATATACTAGCAGCTGTAACACTAGCAGAAATGTTAAAGAGCTCGTTAGGACCCAGAGGATTAGACAAGATGTTAGTCGACAGTTTCGGCGACGTAACTATTACTAATGACGGTGCCACTATAGTAAAGGAGATGGAAATCCAACACCCGGCTGCAAAGCTCCTTGTTGAGGCTGCAAAGGCACAAGATGCCGAAGTAGGAGATGGAACCACTTCAGCAGTAGTCCTTGCTGGATTATTACTCGACAAAGCAGATGATTTGTTAGACCAGAATATACATCCAACCATAATAATTGAAGGTTATAAGAAGGCATTAAACAAATCATTAGAAATTCTAGATCAATTAGCTTTGAAGATTGATGTAAGTGATCTTAATTCACAAGCAACTAGAGACCAGTTGAGAAAGATTGTATATACAACAATGTCGAGCAAGTTCGTTGCTGGCGGAGAAGAGATGGACAAAATCATGAACTTAGTACTCGATGCTGTATCAATTGTAGCTGAGAAGAGGCCAGACGGTAGCTATAACGTTCCTCTTGATTTAATCAAAATAGACAAGAAGAAGGGTGGGAGTACAGAAGATAGTATGTTGGTAAGAGGTTTAGTACTTGACAAAGAAGTGGTTCACCCTGGAATGCCTAGGAGAGTAGAAAAGGCAAAGATTGCTGTATTAGACGCTGCGCTTGAGGTTGAAAAGCCCGAGATATCAGCTAAGATAAGCATCACTAGCCCAGATCAAATTAAGGCCTTCTTAGATGAAGAGGCTAAGTACCTTAAGGAGATGGTAGACAAACTAGCTTCAATTGGAGCTAATGTTGTTATATGCCAGAAAGGTATTGATGATATAGCACAGCACTTCCTAGCTAAGAAAGGAATACTCGCAGTGAGAAGGGTAAAGAGGAGCGATATAGAGAAGTTAGAGAAGGCTTTAGGAGCAAGGATTATAAGCAGTATAAAGGATGCAACTCCTGAGGATCTAGGTTACGCCGAGCTAGTAGAGGAGAGGAGAGTAGGAAACGATAAGATGGTATTCATTGAAGGTGCAAAGAACCCGAGGGCTGTAAACATTTTATTAAGAGGATCCAATGATATGGCACTTGACGAGGCAGAGAGGAGTATTAATGACGCATTACATTCATTAAGGAACGTATTATCAAAGCCCATGATTGTTGCGGGTGGTGGAGCCGTTGAGACTGAGTTAGCATTAAGATTAAGAGAGTATGCAAGAAGCGTAGGAGGTAAGGAGCAGTTAGCAATTGAGAAATTCGCTGAGGCATTAGAAGAGATACCGATGATATTAGCAGAGACTGCAGGTATGGAGCCTATACAGACTTTAATGGATCTGAGATCCAAACACTCTAAAGGTCTAGTAAATGCTGGAGTCGATGTAATGAACGGAAGACTTAACGATGATATGATGTCAATCAACGTAATTGAGCCTGTGAGAGTAAAAGCTCAAGTATTGAAGAGTGCTGTTGAAGCAGCTACTGCGATTCTGAAGATTGATGACTTAATTGCCGCCTCTGCATTAAAGAGCGAGAAGAAAGAAGGAAGTAAAGGTAAAGAAGAAGGCGGAGAAGAAGGAAGTAGCAGCAAACCCTCATTTGAGTGA
- a CDS encoding winged helix-turn-helix domain-containing protein yields the protein MTTDDTDITDIIRVQESKSINPRSKLVEAILVLLLARPLRTSEIAVNLGLETKYVSSYLSYWKRKGLVYQEAGRWHLTPQGEDLAKEIVEIKNNTKFTEYLAIAKDIFNEKVKPTINNKNKEKEDKERKKILSFIEAKTSPKENKPQKENLMNCLDEILQKLEEEEKELLSFLLTKYTQWGSTYVYIDQLQEEFGADTGWLFRVLRKLQTKRILYLYHDPKLGLRIGFTQSFKNKINEC from the coding sequence ATGACTACTGACGATACTGACATTACGGATATTATCAGAGTTCAAGAGAGCAAAAGTATTAACCCCAGGTCAAAGTTAGTGGAAGCAATACTCGTTCTACTTCTCGCAAGACCTCTTAGAACATCTGAAATAGCGGTGAATCTGGGGCTAGAGACCAAGTACGTTAGCAGTTATCTGAGCTATTGGAAGAGGAAGGGACTCGTTTATCAGGAAGCAGGAAGGTGGCATTTAACCCCTCAAGGAGAAGACTTGGCTAAAGAAATAGTAGAGATTAAGAACAACACTAAGTTTACTGAATACTTGGCTATTGCAAAAGATATATTCAATGAAAAAGTTAAACCAACAATAAACAACAAGAATAAGGAAAAAGAAGACAAAGAGAGGAAAAAAATTTTGTCGTTTATTGAAGCAAAAACCAGTCCTAAAGAAAATAAACCACAAAAAGAGAATTTAATGAATTGTTTAGACGAAATTCTTCAAAAACTAGAAGAAGAAGAGAAAGAGTTGTTATCATTTTTACTGACGAAATATACTCAATGGGGTTCGACATATGTATACATCGACCAGCTACAAGAGGAGTTTGGAGCCGATACAGGCTGGCTCTTTCGAGTACTGAGAAAACTTCAGACTAAGAGGATCTTATACCTTTATCATGATCCAAAGCTAGGTTTAAGGATAGGTTTTACACAATCATTTAAAAACAAGATTAATGAATGTTAA
- a CDS encoding ATP-NAD kinase family protein, with product MKKTICLLVNPVAGSGGRIGNKGSDNLQIYNTETPSRILRFLNTAPKNANYIVAPREMGENYFKGSEVKYEVAKININTPTSREDTIKAVTYFIETNRCDIIVFAGGDGTARDVFSVVKDKLPILGIPTGVKMHSGVFTTNPESAGVLLRHFVEDKTEEILTEILDIDEEAYREGKYVVKLYGYAKTVNYSNLLTPNKEEVMSDKEELDEIAQYVIDTYLTSSNKVFVVGPGSTTKTILKKLGIESNFLCTDVIKNRQLVKSCVKYEDLLGLTGELKLILTPIGKQGFLIGRGNQEIGPEFLRKLLKVSQGANGKDNIIIVSTKSKLNTFDCLRIDTGDPELDVLMRGVYKIIVGYGEFVAMKTCDITD from the coding sequence ATGAAAAAAACGATATGCCTACTGGTTAACCCTGTAGCCGGAAGCGGAGGAAGAATAGGAAATAAGGGCAGTGATAATTTACAAATTTACAACACAGAAACACCATCTCGAATTTTAAGGTTTTTAAATACAGCCCCTAAAAACGCTAACTATATTGTTGCCCCACGTGAAATGGGAGAAAACTACTTTAAGGGAAGCGAAGTTAAATACGAAGTAGCTAAAATTAACATCAATACACCCACATCAAGAGAGGATACAATCAAAGCCGTAACTTACTTCATAGAGACTAACCGATGTGATATAATAGTTTTTGCAGGTGGTGATGGTACAGCACGGGATGTCTTCAGTGTAGTAAAGGATAAGTTACCTATTCTAGGAATTCCCACAGGTGTAAAAATGCACAGCGGTGTTTTTACTACAAACCCTGAGTCGGCAGGAGTTCTTTTACGACACTTCGTTGAGGACAAGACTGAAGAAATTTTAACTGAAATTCTTGATATAGATGAAGAAGCCTATAGAGAAGGTAAATATGTCGTTAAGCTATATGGTTACGCTAAGACAGTAAATTACTCCAACTTATTAACACCTAATAAAGAGGAGGTCATGAGCGACAAGGAGGAATTAGATGAAATAGCCCAATATGTGATTGATACTTACCTGACATCGTCGAACAAAGTCTTCGTAGTAGGCCCGGGAAGTACGACAAAAACAATATTGAAAAAGCTTGGAATAGAAAGTAATTTCCTCTGTACCGACGTTATAAAAAATCGTCAACTTGTAAAGAGTTGTGTAAAGTACGAAGATTTACTAGGTTTAACTGGGGAGTTAAAACTTATCCTCACTCCCATTGGTAAACAAGGCTTTCTCATCGGGAGGGGAAATCAAGAAATAGGACCCGAATTCCTCAGGAAATTACTGAAAGTATCTCAAGGGGCCAATGGGAAAGACAACATAATTATCGTATCTACAAAGAGTAAGTTGAACACTTTCGACTGTCTTAGGATAGATACTGGTGACCCAGAGCTAGACGTTTTAATGAGAGGAGTATACAAGATAATAGTTGGTTACGGAGAATTTGTAGCGATGAAAACTTGTGATATTACTGATTAA